One Polaribacter sp. SA4-12 genomic window carries:
- the ctlX gene encoding citrulline utilization hydrolase CtlX — MNQTTNTILMIRPINFRMNEQTAINNYYQHEIDNLLPSIINAKAQNEFDVFVDKLRSSGINVIVVSDSDKFDTPDSIFPNNWISFHKDGTVALYPMFAENRRLERREDVLEQLEKEGFLIENIVDYTSAEFDDVFLEGTGSMILDRENNKAYCALSPRADEELFIEFCEDFEYTPIVFTANQTVGGEREAIYHTNVMMCVAETFAIVCLSSIDDKKERKNVLKHLKEDGKKVIDITEEQASNFAGNMLQVHGKDNERFLIMSQAAFDSLTHSQKAQINNHCKIISSSLETIEACGGGSARCMMAEVFLPKK, encoded by the coding sequence ATGAATCAAACTACAAATACAATTTTAATGATTCGTCCAATCAATTTTAGGATGAATGAACAAACTGCTATTAACAATTATTATCAACACGAAATTGATAATTTGCTTCCTTCAATAATTAATGCAAAAGCTCAGAATGAGTTTGATGTTTTTGTTGATAAATTACGTAGTTCTGGTATAAATGTAATTGTCGTTTCTGATTCTGATAAATTTGATACACCAGATTCTATTTTTCCTAATAATTGGATTTCTTTTCATAAAGATGGTACTGTTGCATTGTACCCAATGTTTGCTGAAAACAGACGTTTAGAAAGACGTGAAGACGTTTTAGAGCAGTTAGAAAAAGAAGGTTTTTTAATAGAAAATATTGTTGACTATACGTCTGCAGAATTTGATGATGTTTTTTTAGAAGGAACAGGAAGTATGATTTTAGATAGAGAGAACAATAAAGCATATTGTGCGCTTTCTCCTAGAGCAGATGAAGAATTGTTTATAGAATTTTGTGAAGATTTTGAATATACACCAATTGTTTTTACAGCGAATCAAACAGTAGGTGGTGAAAGAGAAGCTATTTATCATACCAATGTTATGATGTGTGTTGCAGAAACTTTTGCTATTGTTTGTTTGTCTTCTATTGATGATAAAAAGGAACGTAAAAATGTTTTAAAACATTTAAAAGAAGATGGAAAAAAGGTAATAGATATTACAGAAGAACAAGCATCTAACTTTGCAGGAAATATGTTGCAAGTTCATGGTAAAGATAATGAGCGTTTTTTAATAATGAGTCAAGCTGCTTTTGATAGTTTAACACATTCTCAAAAGGCACAAATAAATAATCATTGTAAAATTATTTCTAGTTCTTTAGAAACTATTGAAGCTTGTGGAGGTGGAAGCGCACGTTGTATGATGGCTGAAGTTTTCTTGCCGAAAAAATAG
- a CDS encoding metal-dependent hydrolase family protein, with product MKKSLLLLLVILFAQSSIAQSSYILCGKLIDTKSGKIHSKKTILVQGDKIVEVFDGYIMPKSRTAKTIDLKDKVVMPGLIDFHVHIEKEFGKNTRLNNYILNESDVAFNSVGFAKSTLLNGFTTVRDLGGTGVNISIRNAINAGKIPGPRVFTAGKSLATTGGHADPTNGSSRKLIGNPGPKEGIVNSVEDAKKAVRQRYKNGADCIKITATGGVLSVAKSGDNPQFTIEEIKAICDTAKDYGMHVAAHAHGDEGMRRAIVGGVKTIEHGTYMSDKTMELMKKHNAYLVPTITAGKEVEEKAKIKGFYPDIVVPKALAVGPQIQGTFARAYKKGVGIAFGTDAGVFKHGNNGKEFGFMVEAGMPAMETIQSATITNAMLLKMETEIGQIQKGFFADIIAVDDDPTKNISTMENVVFVMKNGVVYKK from the coding sequence ATGAAAAAATCATTACTTCTTTTATTAGTCATTCTTTTCGCGCAAAGTTCAATTGCTCAATCATCGTATATTTTATGTGGAAAATTAATTGATACCAAATCAGGAAAAATTCATTCTAAAAAAACAATTTTGGTTCAAGGAGATAAAATTGTTGAGGTTTTTGACGGATATATTATGCCAAAAAGCAGAACCGCAAAAACGATTGATTTAAAAGACAAGGTTGTAATGCCTGGTTTAATTGATTTCCATGTGCATATTGAGAAAGAGTTTGGTAAAAACACCAGATTAAATAATTATATTTTAAATGAATCTGATGTTGCTTTTAATTCGGTAGGTTTTGCAAAATCTACTTTATTAAATGGTTTTACAACCGTTAGAGATTTAGGTGGAACGGGAGTAAATATTTCAATTAGGAATGCAATTAATGCAGGTAAAATTCCTGGTCCAAGAGTTTTTACTGCGGGTAAATCTTTGGCAACAACTGGTGGTCATGCAGATCCTACAAATGGTAGTAGTAGAAAGTTAATTGGGAATCCTGGTCCAAAAGAAGGTATTGTAAATTCTGTTGAAGATGCAAAGAAAGCAGTTCGTCAGCGTTATAAAAACGGAGCAGATTGTATTAAAATAACAGCAACAGGTGGAGTTTTAAGTGTTGCGAAATCTGGAGATAATCCACAATTTACAATTGAAGAAATAAAAGCAATTTGCGATACTGCAAAAGATTACGGAATGCATGTTGCTGCACATGCTCATGGAGATGAAGGAATGCGAAGAGCAATTGTTGGTGGAGTAAAAACAATTGAACACGGAACATATATGAGTGATAAAACTATGGAACTCATGAAAAAGCACAATGCTTATTTAGTGCCAACAATTACAGCAGGAAAAGAAGTGGAGGAGAAAGCGAAAATTAAAGGTTTTTACCCAGATATTGTAGTTCCTAAAGCGTTGGCAGTTGGTCCACAAATACAAGGGACTTTTGCAAGAGCGTATAAAAAAGGAGTTGGAATTGCTTTTGGAACGGATGCAGGCGTTTTTAAACACGGAAATAATGGTAAAGAGTTTGGTTTTATGGTAGAAGCTGGAATGCCTGCAATGGAAACCATTCAATCTGCTACTATTACAAATGCGATGTTGCTAAAAATGGAGACCGAAATCGGACAAATACAAAAAGGTTTTTTTGCAGATATTATTGCAGTAGATGATGACCCGACAAAAAATATTTCTACAATGGAAAACGTTGTTTTTGTAATGAAAAACGGAGTTGTTTATAAAAAGTAA
- the pdhA gene encoding pyruvate dehydrogenase (acetyl-transferring) E1 component subunit alpha has protein sequence MKKITKQTYLDWYKNMLFWRKFEDKLASVYIQQKVRGFLHLYNGQEAILAGALHAMDLTKDKMITAYRNHVQPIGMGEDPKRVMAELYGKVTGTSKGMGGSMHIFSKEFRFYGGHGIVGGQIPLGAGLAFGDKYNNTGGVTLTCFGDGAARQGSLHEAFNLAMLWKLPVIFICENNGYAMGTSVERTANHTDIWKLGLGYEMPCGPVDAMNPIKVAEAVDEALERARRGDGPTFLEMKTYRYRGHSMSDAQHYRTKDEVEDYKKVDPITQILDVIKEKEYATADEIAAIDKDVKARVKECEKFAEDSPYPEPEQMYDMVYEQKDYPFIS, from the coding sequence ATGAAAAAAATCACCAAACAAACCTATTTAGACTGGTACAAAAACATGCTTTTCTGGCGTAAATTCGAAGACAAGTTAGCTTCTGTTTACATCCAACAAAAAGTTAGAGGTTTCTTACATTTATATAATGGACAAGAAGCAATTTTAGCTGGTGCATTGCATGCAATGGACTTAACTAAAGACAAAATGATTACTGCTTATAGAAATCACGTACAACCAATTGGTATGGGAGAAGATCCTAAACGTGTTATGGCTGAATTATATGGAAAAGTTACTGGAACATCTAAAGGAATGGGTGGTTCTATGCATATTTTCTCTAAAGAATTCCGTTTTTATGGTGGTCACGGTATTGTTGGTGGACAGATCCCTTTAGGAGCTGGTCTTGCTTTTGGTGATAAATATAATAATACTGGCGGTGTTACATTAACATGTTTTGGAGATGGTGCTGCAAGACAAGGTTCTTTACACGAAGCTTTTAATTTAGCTATGTTATGGAAACTACCTGTAATTTTTATTTGTGAAAATAATGGTTATGCAATGGGTACTTCTGTAGAAAGAACAGCAAACCACACAGATATTTGGAAACTTGGTTTAGGTTACGAAATGCCTTGTGGACCTGTAGATGCCATGAACCCTATTAAGGTTGCTGAAGCTGTAGATGAAGCTCTAGAAAGAGCTAGACGTGGTGATGGACCAACTTTCTTAGAAATGAAAACATATAGATATAGAGGTCACTCAATGTCTGATGCACAACACTACAGAACAAAAGACGAAGTAGAAGATTACAAGAAAGTTGACCCTATTACACAAATTTTAGATGTAATTAAGGAAAAAGAATATGCTACTGCAGACGAAATAGCTGCTATAGATAAAGATGTGAAGGCTAGAGTAAAAGAATGTGAGAAATTTGCAGAAGATTCTCCATACCCAGAACCTGAACAAATGTATGATATGGTTTATGAACAAAAAGATTATCCTTTTATAAGTTAA
- a CDS encoding M15 family metallopeptidase has protein sequence MKKTILFFTFVISIVSFGQNLPKGFVYLSDIDKTIQSELRYFSGNNFIGKKIEGYNDNCVIVSKKTAEALHNVQQILIKKGLSLKIFDAYRPQQSVDHFVRWAKVLDDTLMKKEYYPDVPKSELFKRGYIASKSGHSRGSTVDLTIVHIKTGKELDMGSPFDFFGKESHPLSKKIGIEQKKNRFLLRKVMIENNFRPYKNEWWHFTLRNEPFPTTYFNFPIE, from the coding sequence ATGAAAAAAACTATTTTATTTTTCACATTCGTTATTTCTATAGTCTCCTTTGGGCAAAATCTTCCTAAAGGATTTGTTTATTTATCTGATATTGATAAAACGATACAATCTGAACTACGTTATTTTAGTGGCAATAATTTTATAGGTAAAAAAATTGAAGGTTATAATGACAACTGTGTTATTGTATCTAAAAAAACGGCTGAAGCTTTACATAATGTGCAACAAATTCTGATAAAAAAAGGATTAAGTCTAAAAATATTTGACGCCTACAGACCTCAACAATCTGTTGACCATTTTGTACGTTGGGCAAAAGTTTTGGATGATACATTAATGAAAAAGGAATACTATCCTGATGTACCAAAATCTGAATTATTTAAACGAGGATATATTGCTTCAAAATCTGGGCATTCTAGAGGTAGCACAGTCGATTTAACAATCGTACATATAAAAACAGGTAAAGAATTGGACATGGGAAGTCCTTTTGATTTTTTCGGAAAAGAATCTCATCCTCTTTCTAAAAAAATAGGAATAGAACAGAAAAAGAATAGATTCCTTTTAAGGAAAGTTATGATAGAAAATAATTTTAGACCTTATAAAAATGAATGGTGGCATTTTACACTTAGAAACGAACCTTTTCCAACTACTTACTTTAATTTTCCAATAGAATAA
- a CDS encoding DUF389 domain-containing protein, whose product MEENNVNDDSVKQSKQELKNDAKGLFTSVKKYLKELLDFRDDTDHEATIEAIKADIPFKGATAWILIFAVFVASIGLNANSTAVVIGAMLISPLMGPILGIGSAFAINDIEVFKKSAINLATMIVLSLLASFVFFYFFPLSEDTSELLGRTKPDIRDVLIAFFGGLALMVARTKKGTVASVIFGVAIATALMPPLCTAGYGLAKGFSGDSIGFTYALGAMYLFTINTIFIALATFLVLKLLSFPMHKYANAAKRKRYATIATVVGIAVMIPAFYTFITALDESRMTSELKKFVNTEIKTITQLQLIEHEPSISDKTLKLNFFNEVPESTVNALYNQLRNNDQYKNIKDFKLDIKGSDTKSFDLITTAYNEKRQELTESKNIIAGLQKQIEDLQGTISELNTRIEQDANNSNQKVIAFSRISKDAKIRYNEIEEIGFANVLSSKDFIKIDTIPQVIIKWNISLPDSIISPKERELRTWLQTEMNLDTLFIKRNK is encoded by the coding sequence ATGGAAGAAAATAATGTAAATGATGATTCTGTAAAACAATCTAAGCAAGAATTAAAAAACGATGCCAAAGGTTTGTTTACAAGTGTCAAAAAATATTTAAAAGAACTTTTAGATTTTAGAGATGATACAGATCATGAGGCTACAATAGAAGCTATTAAAGCAGATATTCCTTTTAAAGGAGCTACAGCATGGATTCTTATTTTTGCAGTCTTTGTGGCTTCTATAGGTTTAAATGCAAATTCAACAGCTGTTGTTATTGGTGCCATGTTAATTTCGCCTTTAATGGGGCCGATTTTAGGTATTGGAAGTGCTTTTGCAATTAATGATATTGAGGTTTTCAAAAAGTCTGCAATAAACCTTGCTACAATGATTGTTTTAAGTCTGTTAGCATCATTTGTGTTTTTCTATTTTTTTCCATTAAGTGAGGATACTTCAGAGCTATTAGGTAGAACGAAACCAGATATTAGAGATGTGTTAATTGCTTTTTTTGGTGGTTTAGCGTTAATGGTTGCCAGAACAAAAAAAGGAACAGTTGCGTCTGTGATTTTTGGAGTTGCAATTGCTACAGCTTTAATGCCTCCTTTATGTACTGCTGGTTATGGATTAGCAAAAGGTTTTTCTGGTGATTCCATTGGTTTTACATATGCACTAGGTGCGATGTATTTGTTTACTATTAATACCATATTTATTGCCTTAGCAACATTTTTAGTATTAAAACTGTTAAGTTTTCCAATGCATAAATACGCTAATGCTGCTAAGAGAAAACGATATGCTACAATAGCTACAGTAGTAGGTATTGCTGTGATGATTCCTGCTTTTTATACATTTATTACTGCTTTAGATGAAAGTAGAATGACTTCAGAATTAAAGAAGTTTGTAAATACAGAAATTAAAACAATTACACAGTTACAATTAATAGAACACGAACCTTCAATTTCGGATAAAACTCTTAAGCTTAACTTTTTTAATGAAGTTCCAGAAAGTACAGTGAATGCTTTGTATAATCAACTGAGAAATAATGATCAATATAAAAATATAAAGGATTTTAAATTAGATATAAAAGGAAGTGATACAAAGAGTTTCGATTTAATTACGACAGCGTATAACGAAAAAAGGCAAGAATTAACTGAGAGTAAGAATATTATTGCTGGTTTGCAAAAGCAAATCGAAGATTTACAAGGAACCATTTCTGAATTAAATACAAGAATTGAACAAGATGCAAATAATAGCAATCAAAAAGTAATTGCTTTTAGTAGAATTTCTAAGGATGCTAAAATTAGATATAATGAAATTGAAGAAATCGGATTTGCGAATGTATTATCTTCTAAAGATTTTATCAAAATAGATACAATTCCTCAAGTAATTATTAAATGGAACATTAGTTTACCAGATAGTATTATCAGCCCGAAAGAAAGAGAGTTACGAACTTGGCTTCAAACTGAAATGAATTTAGATACGCTTTTTATAAAGAGAAATAAATAA
- a CDS encoding SprT-like domain-containing protein → MNSDYQNFIPPKAIPFVQFLIDKHSFDLKIVNQRQTKHGDFRSLPNGRFQITVNNNLNQYQFLLTLVHEIAHHVTHQKFGRVQPHGKEWKTVFQHLMLPFLRPEIYPMEMLPHLANYFKNPKASTDADVNLSLVLRGNVAEEGKSFIFDIPFGGFFEFKSTIYKRGNKRRTRFECLNMNNNKVYLFNQNVEIKEYKS, encoded by the coding sequence TTGAATTCAGATTACCAAAACTTCATTCCACCAAAAGCAATTCCTTTTGTTCAATTTTTAATTGACAAACATTCGTTTGATTTAAAAATTGTAAACCAAAGACAAACAAAACATGGCGATTTTAGAAGTTTACCAAATGGGCGATTTCAAATTACGGTAAATAATAACCTTAACCAATATCAATTTTTATTGACATTAGTACATGAAATTGCACATCATGTTACGCATCAAAAATTTGGAAGAGTACAACCACACGGAAAAGAATGGAAAACAGTTTTTCAACATTTAATGCTGCCTTTTTTACGTCCTGAAATTTATCCAATGGAAATGCTTCCTCATTTAGCAAATTATTTTAAGAACCCAAAAGCAAGTACAGATGCTGATGTTAATTTATCTTTAGTTTTAAGAGGAAATGTAGCCGAAGAAGGAAAAAGCTTTATTTTTGATATTCCTTTTGGTGGTTTTTTCGAATTTAAAAGCACTATCTATAAAAGAGGAAATAAAAGAAGAACAAGATTTGAATGTTTAAATATGAATAATAATAAAGTATATTTATTCAATCAAAATGTAGAAATTAAAGAATACAAATCATAA
- a CDS encoding ABC transporter ATP-binding protein: MIEVNNLHKGFGEVKVLKGISATFLAGETSLIIGESGSGKTVFLKSLIGLHTPEEGTVSFDGRINTKFTENEKQQWRQEIGMVFQGSALFDSQTVEDNVMFPLKMFTKQTHEEMLARVNVVLKRVNLENSNKKLPAELSGGMQKRVAIARAIVMNPKYLFCDEPNSGLDPRTAIVIDKLIQEITEEYKITTVINTHDMNSVMEIGEKIVFLRDGRKAWEGSSEDIFKTDNEAVVDFVYSSNLFKKVREAYLNEKK; the protein is encoded by the coding sequence ATGATAGAAGTAAATAATTTACATAAAGGATTTGGAGAAGTAAAAGTGTTAAAAGGCATTTCAGCTACTTTTCTTGCAGGAGAAACAAGTTTAATAATTGGTGAAAGTGGTTCTGGTAAAACAGTGTTTTTAAAATCATTAATTGGTTTACATACTCCAGAAGAGGGAACCGTTTCTTTTGATGGAAGAATTAATACAAAATTTACCGAAAACGAAAAGCAACAATGGAGGCAAGAAATCGGAATGGTTTTTCAAGGAAGTGCATTATTTGATTCTCAAACAGTAGAAGATAATGTAATGTTTCCTTTAAAGATGTTTACAAAACAAACGCATGAAGAAATGTTAGCCCGTGTAAATGTTGTCTTAAAGAGAGTCAATCTTGAAAATTCAAATAAAAAACTACCAGCAGAATTATCTGGAGGAATGCAAAAAAGGGTTGCAATTGCAAGAGCAATTGTTATGAATCCTAAATACTTGTTTTGTGATGAACCTAATTCTGGTTTAGATCCTCGAACAGCTATTGTAATAGATAAACTAATTCAAGAAATTACAGAAGAATATAAGATTACAACCGTAATTAATACCCATGACATGAATTCTGTAATGGAAATTGGAGAAAAAATAGTTTTTTTAAGAGATGGTAGAAAAGCATGGGAAGGTAGTAGTGAAGATATATTTAAAACTGATAATGAGGCTGTTGTAGATTTTGTGTATTCTTCTAATTTATTTAAGAAAGTTAGAGAGGCATATTTAAATGAAAAAAAATAA
- the pafA gene encoding alkaline phosphatase PafA: protein MKFKFLFSFVCLFIFLGSSKQAAQQPKKSKLVIGIVIDQMRYDYLTRYADRYGKDGFNRILKNGFSLENAHYNYIPTYTAVGHTSIFTGTTPSEHGIISNNWYDKFLKKSIYCVDDDTYKTVGNNGTYGQKSPKRLFTSTITDQLHLAQNMRGKTIGVSIKDRSAILPAGHTANAAYWYDGDNYNTWVTSTYYMNELPKWVKDFNADNKADEYLNKPWETLYDIKSYTNSRNDNNAFEGKLVGQKAPTFPKNLKVLRSKNGNYNLIKTVPAGNTFTADFAKAAIIGENLGKSEYTDFLTLSFSSTDYIGHKYGVSAIETEDTYLRLDKDLADFFQFLDKQVGKGNYTLFLTADHAAVHAPSYLQSLKIPAHYLDIKEFSKFVLKTTKKYFNSVDLIENVSNYQIFLNKEKVESLGLDVNTVAQKLADEVVNYHEIYKAVTARTLQTTHFTTGILNSLQNGYNQKLSGDVLMIPNPATLIRGRTGTSHGSGYSYDTHVPVIFYGNGINQGSTSKRYNITDIAPTIANFLNIEAPNGTNGVVIYEVLKK from the coding sequence ATGAAATTCAAATTTCTTTTCAGTTTTGTATGCTTATTTATATTTTTAGGAAGCTCTAAACAAGCAGCGCAACAACCAAAAAAATCAAAATTAGTTATCGGTATTGTTATTGACCAAATGAGATATGATTATCTAACAAGATATGCTGATAGATATGGAAAAGATGGATTTAATAGGATATTAAAGAATGGATTTTCTTTAGAAAATGCTCATTATAACTATATACCAACTTACACAGCTGTTGGGCATACATCAATTTTTACAGGAACAACACCAAGTGAACATGGAATTATTTCTAATAATTGGTATGATAAATTTTTAAAGAAATCTATTTATTGTGTTGATGACGATACTTATAAAACTGTAGGAAACAATGGAACTTATGGTCAGAAATCTCCAAAAAGACTTTTTACATCAACAATAACAGATCAATTACATTTAGCGCAAAATATGCGTGGAAAAACAATTGGGGTTTCTATAAAAGATCGTTCAGCAATTCTACCTGCAGGTCATACTGCAAATGCAGCGTATTGGTATGATGGTGATAATTATAACACATGGGTTACAAGTACTTATTACATGAATGAATTACCAAAATGGGTAAAAGATTTTAATGCTGATAATAAAGCTGATGAATATCTAAATAAACCTTGGGAAACACTTTATGATATTAAAAGCTATACCAATAGTAGAAATGACAATAATGCTTTTGAAGGAAAATTAGTAGGACAAAAAGCGCCAACTTTTCCAAAAAACTTAAAAGTTTTACGATCAAAAAATGGAAATTATAACTTAATAAAAACGGTTCCTGCGGGTAATACATTTACTGCCGATTTTGCTAAAGCAGCAATTATAGGTGAAAACTTAGGTAAAAGTGAATACACAGATTTTTTAACATTAAGTTTTTCTTCAACAGATTATATTGGCCATAAATATGGAGTTTCTGCTATTGAAACAGAAGATACATATCTACGTTTAGATAAAGACTTAGCAGATTTCTTTCAATTTTTAGACAAACAAGTTGGTAAAGGTAACTACACTTTGTTTTTAACTGCAGATCATGCAGCAGTTCACGCTCCTTCTTATTTACAATCTTTAAAAATTCCTGCTCATTATTTAGATATTAAAGAGTTCAGTAAATTTGTTTTAAAAACAACTAAAAAATATTTTAACTCTGTTGATTTGATTGAAAATGTTTCTAATTATCAAATATTTTTAAATAAAGAAAAAGTAGAGTCTTTAGGTTTAGATGTAAATACAGTCGCTCAAAAATTGGCGGATGAAGTTGTTAATTATCATGAAATTTACAAAGCAGTTACAGCAAGAACATTACAAACTACACATTTTACAACAGGAATTTTAAATTCACTTCAAAATGGATACAATCAAAAATTATCTGGAGATGTTTTAATGATTCCTAATCCTGCAACTTTAATAAGAGGAAGAACAGGAACAAGTCATGGTTCTGGCTATTCTTATGACACACATGTACCTGTTATTTTCTATGGAAATGGAATAAACCAAGGCTCAACTTCAAAAAGATATAACATTACAGATATTGCGCCAACAATTGCTAACTTTTTAAATATTGAAGCGCCAAACGGAACAAATGGAGTTGTTATTTATGAAGTTTTAAAAAAGTAA
- a CDS encoding MlaE family ABC transporter permease translates to MNYLEHTGKYFMMLGRVFKKPQRTKVFYEALLKEIEDLGLKSLGIIMFISFFIGGVIALQTALNLNNPFIPKSLIGFAAKRSIILEFAPTFCSIILAGKVGSYIASSIGTMRVTEQIDALEVMGINALNHLVLPKVLATVFFYPFLISLGMFLGILGGWVTGVLSGLFSGTDYIEGIQTDFDPFLLSYAIIKTLIFAFLIATVPSYHGYYVKGGSIAVGKASTQAVVWTTILIVIANYFLTQMLLT, encoded by the coding sequence ATGAATTACCTAGAACATACTGGTAAATATTTTATGATGTTAGGGCGTGTTTTTAAAAAACCACAACGTACAAAGGTTTTTTATGAAGCTTTACTTAAAGAAATTGAAGATTTAGGCTTAAAATCTTTAGGGATTATTATGTTTATTTCTTTCTTTATAGGAGGCGTAATAGCACTACAAACAGCATTAAACTTAAATAATCCTTTTATACCGAAATCATTAATTGGTTTTGCAGCAAAGCGTTCTATAATTTTAGAGTTTGCGCCCACTTTTTGTTCAATTATTTTAGCAGGTAAAGTTGGATCTTATATAGCGTCTAGTATAGGTACAATGCGTGTTACAGAACAGATTGATGCTTTAGAAGTAATGGGTATAAATGCGCTAAATCATTTGGTGTTACCAAAAGTGTTAGCAACGGTTTTCTTTTATCCTTTTTTAATATCATTAGGTATGTTTTTGGGGATTTTAGGAGGATGGGTTACTGGAGTGTTATCCGGTCTTTTTTCTGGTACAGATTATATAGAAGGAATTCAGACAGATTTTGACCCGTTTTTGCTTTCTTATGCAATTATTAAAACTTTAATTTTTGCGTTTTTAATAGCTACTGTACCTTCTTATCATGGTTATTATGTCAAAGGAGGGTCAATTGCAGTTGGTAAAGCAAGTACACAAGCAGTTGTTTGGACTACGATTTTAATTGTAATTGCAAATTATTTTTTAACTCAAATGCTTTTAACCTAA
- a CDS encoding PrsW family intramembrane metalloprotease, with translation MDLLLLAIAPAIIVILYIYFKDKFEKEPIPFLFKNVLLGATVSILITVFLGGLVSILIPLIGGTNVFQQFLNAFLAVALVEEFSKYVIVRYYSQRSNEYNEPFDGIVYAVMVSMGFAALENVLYVFQHGVSTGVIRAFTAVPAHATFAILMGYFMGKAKFSKNRIVLNLMGLFFATLFHGAYDFFLFINFIPGMWVGAIVSLIIGIFLSRKAINKHQNNSNFKV, from the coding sequence ATGGATTTACTTCTTCTAGCAATAGCACCTGCAATTATTGTTATACTTTACATCTATTTTAAAGATAAGTTCGAAAAAGAACCAATACCTTTTCTGTTTAAAAATGTTCTTTTAGGTGCAACAGTAAGTATTCTAATAACTGTATTTCTTGGTGGGCTTGTTAGTATATTAATACCATTAATTGGTGGTACAAATGTTTTTCAACAGTTTTTAAATGCATTTTTAGCTGTTGCTCTTGTTGAAGAATTTTCTAAATATGTAATTGTAAGATATTATTCTCAAAGAAGTAATGAATATAATGAGCCTTTTGATGGAATCGTTTATGCTGTTATGGTGTCTATGGGTTTTGCTGCTTTAGAAAACGTTTTGTATGTTTTTCAACACGGAGTTTCAACGGGAGTTATAAGAGCTTTTACAGCAGTACCTGCTCATGCAACTTTTGCAATATTAATGGGCTATTTTATGGGAAAAGCAAAGTTTTCTAAAAATAGAATTGTTTTAAATTTAATGGGATTATTTTTTGCAACACTTTTTCATGGAGCTTATGACTTTTTTTTATTCATAAATTTTATTCCAGGAATGTGGGTTGGAGCAATTGTCTCTTTAATTATCGGGATTTTTCTTTCTAGAAAAGCGATAAATAAACATCAAAATAATTCTAATTTTAAAGTATAA
- a CDS encoding SDR family NAD(P)-dependent oxidoreductase — MKNVVITGTSRGIGFELAKQFAEKGHQVLALSRNTKPLQDFNHKNITVISVDLSVNSDLQKVTDFIKNDWKHVDILINNAGKLINKPFTDLSSDDFLEVYKVNVFAVAELTKLMIPFMKKGSHVVTVSSMGGIQGSMKFPGLAAYSSAKGAVITLSELLAEEYKEQQIAFNVLALGAVQTEMLAEAFPDYKAPLSASEMANYIFDFSLTGNKFYNGKVLQVSSTTP; from the coding sequence ATGAAAAACGTAGTTATAACAGGAACTAGCAGAGGAATTGGTTTTGAACTTGCTAAACAGTTTGCAGAAAAAGGACATCAGGTTTTAGCTTTGTCTAGAAACACAAAACCTTTACAAGACTTTAATCATAAAAACATTACTGTAATTTCTGTTGATTTATCTGTTAATTCTGATTTACAGAAAGTAACAGACTTCATTAAAAACGACTGGAAACACGTTGATATTTTAATCAATAATGCGGGGAAATTAATCAACAAGCCTTTTACAGATTTATCTTCGGATGATTTTTTAGAAGTCTACAAAGTAAATGTTTTTGCAGTTGCAGAATTGACTAAATTAATGATTCCGTTTATGAAAAAAGGAAGTCATGTTGTTACCGTAAGTTCTATGGGAGGAATTCAAGGAAGTATGAAATTTCCTGGTTTAGCAGCTTATTCATCTGCAAAAGGAGCAGTAATTACATTATCAGAATTATTAGCAGAAGAATACAAAGAGCAACAAATTGCTTTTAATGTTTTAGCTTTAGGTGCTGTACAAACAGAAATGTTAGCAGAAGCTTTCCCTGATTACAAAGCACCACTTTCTGCGTCAGAAATGGCTAATTATATCTTTGATTTTTCTTTAACAGGAAATAAATTTTATAACGGAAAAGTATTACAAGTTTCTTCTACAACTCCGTAA